Proteins from a genomic interval of Microscilla marina ATCC 23134:
- a CDS encoding N-acetylmuramoyl-L-alanine amidase, with product MKIIKNTCALIVCLWACAQVSAQTLTQKVGNSVSIYSLQVQPNTSYKLNFAQSSQSLSIVYAPGQHIGESYLSSGEQRFKLYANLHSTSNTQQYSHPILLKAGVQQCTFYSGKLKGELELHVYHLGNTQAVKQKVRAHKARFRTREACGKPGSVPQSVWRAGLTPEPIPDPVVTDVKHLIVHHSVSSNDAADQVAILRGIYLYHRVTLGWNDIAYNYLIAPDGTIYEGRDPQGKEAEGDNIRGGHFCTGRQDGTMGVCLLGTFTDYEPPVVMLSSLVDLLVWKVKKDGMDPFGAFAHPINNPVVAALPVVAPHRAGCSTQCPGDKVFERMEALREKINADVQVCAGKTDECAPLRLTGELYNGVDQLVADVDAAINQCQNSNTGCEQFCTGKVFTDRLSELRSKIQAIEQICNTQPQNCVTPCSSAALLNKLTTVEQTLNAQIQFWFAASSLVPQQVAQLQTEVNNALKQCQLNVDSCQQFYPTNAFEARIKALNLRIDSLQGLCNADAATDAQKAEALRSTLQSLEQAIATQVAQLSEDEAIGVYPNPVASNGVLVIKSLHYQKIRNIRLVNILGKAVDLPRNIIDQRGLLVLLPKIPSGWYMLEFQLEGKIVRRRLLIL from the coding sequence ATGAAGATTATAAAAAATACCTGCGCTTTGATTGTATGTCTGTGGGCTTGCGCTCAGGTGAGTGCCCAAACGCTTACCCAAAAAGTAGGCAACTCGGTAAGTATATACAGTCTGCAAGTGCAACCTAACACCTCATACAAGCTCAACTTTGCCCAAAGCAGCCAAAGTCTTAGTATAGTATATGCCCCAGGACAACACATTGGCGAAAGCTACCTGAGCAGTGGTGAGCAGCGTTTTAAACTATACGCTAACTTGCACAGCACCAGCAACACCCAGCAGTACAGTCACCCGATATTGCTAAAAGCGGGGGTTCAACAATGTACTTTTTATTCGGGCAAGCTCAAGGGGGAGCTTGAGTTGCATGTATACCATTTGGGCAACACCCAGGCAGTAAAGCAAAAGGTAAGGGCGCATAAGGCGCGTTTTCGCACCCGAGAGGCTTGCGGCAAACCTGGCTCGGTACCTCAATCAGTTTGGCGGGCAGGGCTCACTCCTGAACCTATTCCTGACCCAGTGGTTACTGATGTCAAACATTTGATTGTGCACCACTCGGTGTCGTCAAACGATGCTGCCGATCAGGTGGCTATTTTGCGGGGCATTTACCTTTATCACCGGGTAACCCTGGGCTGGAACGATATTGCTTACAATTACCTGATTGCCCCGGATGGCACTATTTACGAAGGACGAGACCCACAGGGTAAAGAAGCAGAGGGAGACAATATTAGAGGGGGACACTTTTGCACCGGGCGACAAGATGGCACCATGGGGGTTTGTCTGTTGGGTACTTTTACCGATTATGAGCCACCAGTAGTAATGTTGAGTTCATTGGTTGATTTGCTGGTATGGAAGGTAAAAAAAGATGGAATGGATCCTTTTGGTGCTTTTGCCCACCCAATTAACAACCCAGTAGTAGCCGCTTTGCCGGTGGTGGCCCCCCACAGGGCAGGCTGTAGCACCCAGTGCCCTGGCGATAAGGTGTTTGAAAGAATGGAGGCTTTGCGGGAAAAAATAAATGCCGATGTGCAAGTGTGTGCGGGCAAAACTGATGAGTGTGCACCTTTGCGCCTCACGGGTGAGCTATATAACGGGGTAGACCAATTGGTAGCAGATGTAGATGCTGCCATTAATCAATGCCAAAACTCTAATACGGGTTGCGAGCAGTTTTGTACTGGCAAGGTGTTTACCGATCGTCTCAGCGAGTTGAGAAGTAAGATTCAAGCCATTGAACAAATTTGCAATACCCAACCACAAAACTGTGTAACTCCTTGTAGTTCGGCTGCTTTACTCAACAAGCTGACTACTGTAGAGCAAACCCTCAACGCCCAAATACAGTTTTGGTTTGCGGCTTCCAGTCTTGTGCCTCAACAGGTGGCACAATTGCAAACCGAAGTAAATAATGCCCTGAAACAGTGCCAACTCAATGTAGATTCGTGCCAGCAGTTTTACCCAACCAATGCGTTTGAGGCTCGTATCAAGGCGCTCAACCTTCGCATCGATAGTTTGCAGGGTTTGTGCAATGCTGACGCGGCTACTGACGCCCAAAAAGCCGAGGCTTTGCGCAGTACGTTGCAATCGCTGGAGCAAGCCATTGCCACCCAAGTAGCGCAACTCAGCGAAGATGAGGCCATAGGTGTTTACCCCAATCCAGTGGCAAGCAACGGGGTGTTGGTGATCAAAAGTCTGCACTACCAAAAGATTCGTAATATACGCCTAGTAAATATTTTGGGCAAGGCGGTAGACTTGCCCCGTAACATTATCGACCAACGCGGGTTGTTGGTGTTATTGCCCAAAATACCGTCGGGTTGGTATATGCTAGAGTTTCAGTTAGAAGGAAAAATAGTTCGAAGACGTTTGCTAATTTTGTAA
- a CDS encoding TetR/AcrR family transcriptional regulator: MKTKEKILAKALELFNQHGSEKVSTRHVADALGISVGNLYYHYKDKQALIEQLYEQLVTTLNGEFDTFEAADTGLTSLMHSVRFTFDTLHKYRFLMLDFVQIMRGSSGIKAHYQQLVQLRKEQFRFAVKLLIGQKMLSESIQEVPFDYLQMQFTIMGDFWISEAEILYQGAAADKIKYFTEAMLYWFYPYLTTAGKKVFHEVLPTLFEK, encoded by the coding sequence ATGAAAACCAAAGAGAAAATACTGGCAAAAGCGCTGGAGCTTTTTAACCAACACGGCAGCGAAAAAGTAAGTACTCGCCACGTGGCCGATGCCTTGGGCATAAGTGTGGGCAATTTGTATTACCATTACAAAGACAAACAAGCGTTGATTGAACAATTGTATGAACAGTTGGTGACAACACTAAATGGTGAGTTTGATACCTTTGAAGCAGCAGATACAGGTCTTACCTCGCTTATGCACTCGGTCAGGTTTACTTTTGATACTTTGCACAAGTACCGTTTTTTGATGCTGGATTTTGTGCAAATCATGCGGGGGAGCTCTGGTATTAAGGCGCACTATCAGCAACTGGTACAATTGCGCAAGGAGCAATTCAGGTTTGCCGTAAAATTGTTGATTGGGCAAAAAATGCTGAGCGAAAGTATACAAGAGGTGCCCTTTGACTATTTGCAAATGCAATTTACTATTATGGGGGACTTTTGGATTTCGGAGGCGGAGATTTTGTATCAGGGGGCAGCAGCCGACAAAATCAAATATTTTACTGAGGCAATGCTGTATTGGTTTTATCCATATTTGACTACGGCCGGCAAAAAAGTGTTTCATGAAGTGTTGCCCACACTTTTTGAGAAGTAA
- a CDS encoding FAD-dependent monooxygenase, with amino-acid sequence MKSIIVGGGIAGLATAIGLHNKGFDTAVYEAAPAFTPAGAGILLAPNGMEVLKRTNLDLFHRVQQLGNQITRLQVVTHTHKKLAGADFKTGNLCYAIHRAALIGALAEQLPPEALHTHKRFEKFTEGSSGIKVSFEDGSQASGDFLVATDGIHSRVRGQLLGKLPYRYAQQTCWRAIVPFKLPQGYQHTFTEMWGNEPGLRVGFGAIDDEHIYFFATYFTSAGGKDDPKSLKQDLLSIYKDFPPLVLDFIKTAQVANILRNDIYDLNPGSQWHRGRVALVGDAAHATTPNMGQGGNQALESAWVLAECMAKVVQQPQRLTTGFAQYQQQRLKKAHKVVKDSWRISRLVNLKSGIARGVRNLAMQYMPPRLAEANMEKVYALEYDF; translated from the coding sequence ATGAAAAGCATCATTGTAGGTGGCGGTATTGCCGGACTTGCTACTGCCATTGGTTTACATAACAAAGGTTTTGACACTGCAGTATACGAAGCAGCCCCAGCGTTTACTCCTGCCGGAGCAGGTATTTTACTTGCCCCCAACGGCATGGAAGTACTCAAAAGAACAAACCTGGATTTGTTTCACCGGGTACAACAGTTGGGCAACCAAATTACACGTTTGCAGGTAGTCACTCATACCCATAAAAAGTTGGCAGGTGCTGATTTCAAAACAGGCAATTTGTGCTACGCCATTCACCGGGCAGCATTGATTGGAGCATTGGCTGAGCAATTGCCCCCTGAGGCATTGCACACCCACAAACGTTTCGAGAAGTTTACTGAGGGTTCTTCTGGCATCAAAGTAAGCTTTGAAGATGGTAGTCAGGCTTCAGGCGATTTTTTGGTAGCAACCGACGGCATTCACTCCAGGGTAAGGGGGCAACTCTTGGGCAAACTGCCTTACCGCTATGCCCAACAAACCTGTTGGCGTGCCATTGTGCCTTTTAAGTTGCCCCAAGGCTACCAACATACTTTTACCGAAATGTGGGGAAATGAACCAGGGCTCAGGGTAGGGTTTGGTGCTATAGACGACGAACACATCTATTTCTTTGCTACTTATTTTACCAGTGCTGGCGGCAAAGATGACCCCAAAAGTCTCAAGCAAGATTTATTGAGTATTTATAAAGATTTTCCTCCGCTGGTACTCGATTTTATCAAAACCGCCCAGGTAGCTAATATTCTCAGAAATGATATTTATGATTTAAATCCCGGCAGCCAATGGCATCGAGGCAGGGTGGCACTGGTAGGCGATGCTGCCCACGCTACTACACCTAATATGGGGCAAGGGGGAAATCAAGCTTTGGAAAGTGCCTGGGTGTTGGCAGAGTGTATGGCAAAGGTGGTACAACAACCACAACGGCTAACTACAGGTTTTGCCCAATACCAACAACAACGACTTAAAAAAGCGCATAAGGTGGTAAAAGACTCCTGGCGTATATCGCGGTTGGTAAACTTAAAAAGTGGCATTGCCAGAGGAGTACGCAATCTGGCGATGCAATATATGCCGCCCCGACTTGCCGAGGCGAACATGGAAAAAGTATACGCGTTGGAGTATGATTTCTAA
- a CDS encoding NRAMP family divalent metal transporter, whose amino-acid sequence MGFSTVACFLLQEAAARVSIISGLNLGQAIAKSFDNSVAKIPVLILVVGAIILGSAAYQTGNILGAVVGLKLMFNLPAKLLVSIVGVLVVVVLSLPSLQIVARFMGFLVVFMGLVFLTTAVFVADSLPAVDLIQGLFIPSLPQENGANLLILGLIGTTVVPYNLFLGSGVSDKTHTLKDMRFGLFVAVVLGCIISMAVLIVGTTIQGHFSFQALAQALSAQLGGWAVYLFGFGMFAAGFSSAITAPLASSITAQSLFGGQNAKKWSRTSRNYRLIWLGVLFTGLAFGLADVKPVPAIILAQALNGLVLPLISIFLVFVINNPALMRNGTLNKHWNNLLMGAVVWVSLNLGLFNVLKSVYKALGWGTPSATYWWLIIVSVSTLISVWAWVKIYKLRKYVPK is encoded by the coding sequence TTGGGTTTTTCTACGGTTGCTTGTTTTTTGTTGCAAGAAGCTGCCGCCAGGGTAAGCATCATTTCCGGGCTCAACTTAGGGCAAGCCATCGCCAAAAGCTTTGATAACAGCGTAGCCAAAATACCCGTGTTGATATTAGTAGTAGGGGCCATTATTTTGGGGTCAGCGGCTTACCAAACAGGCAATATTTTGGGGGCAGTGGTAGGGCTTAAGCTCATGTTTAACCTCCCCGCCAAGTTGTTGGTAAGTATTGTGGGAGTATTGGTGGTGGTGGTACTCAGTTTGCCTTCCTTGCAAATAGTGGCGCGTTTCATGGGTTTTTTGGTAGTTTTTATGGGATTGGTTTTTCTTACTACCGCTGTTTTTGTGGCCGATTCGTTGCCTGCGGTTGACTTGATTCAGGGGCTATTTATTCCCTCTTTGCCCCAAGAAAACGGAGCCAACCTGCTCATTTTGGGCTTAATAGGCACTACAGTAGTCCCTTACAACCTCTTTCTGGGTTCTGGCGTATCAGACAAAACCCACACGCTCAAAGACATGCGCTTTGGGTTGTTTGTAGCGGTTGTCTTGGGTTGTATTATTTCTATGGCAGTCCTTATTGTGGGTACCACTATTCAAGGTCATTTTTCGTTTCAGGCGCTTGCTCAGGCACTTTCTGCCCAGTTGGGTGGTTGGGCGGTATACTTGTTTGGTTTTGGCATGTTTGCGGCTGGTTTTTCTTCGGCTATCACAGCTCCACTTGCCTCTTCTATCACGGCACAAAGCCTTTTTGGGGGGCAAAACGCTAAGAAATGGTCACGCACCAGCCGCAACTACCGCCTTATCTGGCTAGGAGTGTTGTTTACCGGGCTTGCTTTTGGTCTGGCCGATGTCAAACCAGTTCCTGCCATTATTTTGGCACAAGCACTCAATGGGTTGGTATTGCCCTTGATCAGTATATTTCTGGTATTTGTGATCAACAACCCTGCTCTGATGCGTAATGGCACTTTAAACAAACATTGGAACAACCTATTGATGGGAGCTGTGGTGTGGGTGTCGCTCAATTTGGGTTTGTTTAATGTGCTTAAGTCGGTATACAAAGCCTTGGGTTGGGGAACTCCCTCAGCTACTTATTGGTGGTTGATCATTGTATCAGTATCTACGCTGATTAGTGTGTGGGCTTGGGTAAAAATATACAAACTGCGCAAATATGTACCTAAATAG
- a CDS encoding CaiB/BaiF CoA transferase family protein, with the protein MQATRKPSAGPLQGIKILDLTRLLPGPLGAMMMADMGAEVIKIESPTFKDYARNFPPFLDKEAAIYLAFNRSKRSLVLDYKADEGKAILLELVKTADIVMEQFRPGVMDRMGLGYEDLKKVNPKIIYVSITGYGQTGPYRDKAGHDLNYISYAGALGITGEQGKAPVIPGVQTADIAGGSYMSVIACLAALQARHTTGVGQFVDVAMMDSVMPLTVTAHAAFAATNQPQPRGSLFLSGGLANYNVYPCQDGKYVALGTLEPQFWMKFCQVTGKGEWMNKIAPTSNKAVQALYEEVKAFFETQPQQYWVDLSDQHDLLISPVYDIHEVENDPQVQAREMIVEQAHPTAGKVKTIGVPLKFSETKAQPAWAAPVFGADTKAILREAGYSEAQIEAWVAQKLIVG; encoded by the coding sequence ATGCAAGCAACACGTAAACCAAGCGCCGGACCATTACAAGGCATTAAAATATTAGATTTAACCCGTTTGTTACCAGGGCCTTTGGGGGCAATGATGATGGCAGACATGGGCGCAGAAGTAATCAAAATAGAATCGCCTACATTTAAAGATTACGCCCGAAACTTCCCTCCTTTTCTCGATAAGGAAGCCGCTATTTATTTGGCATTTAACCGCTCAAAGCGCAGTTTGGTGCTCGACTATAAGGCAGACGAGGGCAAAGCCATTTTGCTGGAGTTGGTAAAAACGGCTGACATTGTCATGGAACAGTTTCGCCCTGGGGTGATGGACAGAATGGGATTAGGTTATGAGGATTTGAAAAAGGTAAATCCTAAAATTATTTATGTGTCTATTACGGGCTATGGGCAAACGGGTCCTTACCGCGACAAAGCGGGGCACGACCTTAACTATATCAGCTATGCCGGAGCACTGGGCATTACGGGTGAGCAAGGCAAGGCTCCCGTCATTCCAGGCGTACAAACTGCCGACATTGCGGGTGGTTCTTATATGTCGGTCATTGCTTGTTTGGCGGCTTTGCAGGCGCGTCATACTACGGGTGTAGGGCAATTTGTAGATGTGGCCATGATGGATAGTGTAATGCCACTTACAGTAACTGCCCACGCAGCTTTTGCGGCTACCAATCAGCCTCAACCCAGGGGCAGTTTGTTTTTGTCGGGAGGGCTTGCCAACTACAATGTATACCCTTGCCAAGATGGTAAGTATGTTGCATTGGGCACGCTTGAGCCGCAGTTTTGGATGAAGTTTTGCCAAGTGACAGGCAAAGGTGAATGGATGAACAAGATAGCTCCTACCAGCAACAAAGCGGTACAAGCTTTGTATGAAGAGGTAAAGGCATTTTTTGAAACCCAACCCCAACAGTATTGGGTTGACTTGAGCGACCAACACGACTTGCTCATTAGCCCGGTGTATGACATACACGAGGTAGAAAATGACCCACAAGTACAAGCCCGCGAAATGATTGTAGAACAAGCCCACCCTACGGCAGGCAAAGTAAAAACGATTGGGGTACCGCTTAAATTTTCGGAAACGAAGGCACAACCTGCCTGGGCTGCTCCGGTTTTTGGGGCTGACACCAAGGCTATTTTGCGAGAAGCGGGTTATTCTGAAGCACAAATCGAAGCGTGGGTAGCTCAAAAATTAATTGTGGGCTAA
- a CDS encoding PepSY-associated TM helix domain-containing protein — protein MNETQKVHTQKAKKKKSIKDKARKIHLWTGLSTGLIVFIMAITGCCWVFKDEIKSFSHHYTTVKVQNKPFITATQAKVAAQKALPGKKIHGAVYGNKDQAIEVTFYEEKPKFYQSVFLNPYTGKVLHVEDHLSGFFAFVLRGHMYLWLPEAIGSRLTSYATLLFLAMVITGLILWYPRNKKNRKQRFRFIWKPTTGWKRKNFDLHTVVGFYISIFAFIFAFTGCVMAFNWFYFIAFKATGGTKAPQFIIPNSTVLKQAPKAQPMDELLPRLQASYPNAERFELHYPAADTASIYVEIFKTTGVYYNIDYRFYDQYTLKELSTPSIYGTYKDAVFADKLIRMNYDIHVGSIGGLPGKIIAFLASLVTASLPVTGFLMWWGRRKKKALPKDAQEKPDVVAV, from the coding sequence ATGAACGAAACGCAAAAGGTACACACTCAAAAGGCTAAAAAAAAGAAGAGCATTAAAGACAAGGCACGTAAAATACACTTATGGACAGGGTTAAGCACTGGTCTAATCGTATTTATCATGGCCATCACGGGCTGTTGCTGGGTGTTCAAAGACGAGATCAAAAGTTTTAGTCACCACTACACCACAGTAAAGGTGCAAAACAAACCCTTTATTACTGCTACCCAGGCAAAAGTTGCTGCCCAAAAAGCCTTGCCCGGCAAAAAAATACACGGCGCCGTGTATGGCAACAAAGACCAGGCTATAGAAGTCACGTTTTACGAAGAAAAGCCCAAGTTTTACCAAAGTGTTTTCTTAAATCCTTATACAGGTAAAGTACTGCATGTAGAGGATCATCTATCGGGCTTTTTTGCCTTTGTGTTGCGAGGGCACATGTATTTGTGGTTGCCTGAGGCTATAGGCTCACGGCTTACCAGCTACGCTACATTGTTGTTTTTGGCAATGGTGATCACAGGGTTGATTTTGTGGTATCCAAGAAACAAAAAGAACCGCAAACAACGCTTCAGGTTCATCTGGAAACCCACCACAGGCTGGAAACGCAAAAACTTTGATTTGCATACTGTAGTAGGATTTTATATTTCAATATTTGCCTTTATTTTTGCCTTTACAGGATGTGTCATGGCATTCAATTGGTTTTATTTCATTGCATTTAAGGCAACTGGTGGCACCAAAGCTCCTCAATTTATCATACCCAACAGTACAGTACTTAAGCAAGCCCCCAAAGCCCAACCAATGGATGAGCTTTTGCCCCGCCTACAGGCCAGTTACCCCAATGCTGAGCGCTTTGAACTGCACTACCCCGCCGCCGATACGGCAAGTATTTATGTAGAGATTTTTAAGACTACAGGGGTTTACTATAACATAGATTATAGATTTTACGACCAATACACCCTCAAAGAACTGAGCACTCCCAGTATTTATGGCACCTACAAAGATGCGGTGTTTGCCGACAAGTTGATTCGCATGAATTATGATATTCATGTGGGAAGCATTGGTGGTTTGCCGGGCAAAATCATTGCTTTTCTGGCCAGTTTGGTCACCGCTTCGTTGCCTGTGACGGGTTTTCTGATGTGGTGGGGCAGACGCAAGAAAAAAGCCTTGCCCAAAGATGCTCAAGAAAAACCCGATGTAGTGGCTGTGTAG
- a CDS encoding pyridoxal phosphate-dependent decarboxylase family protein: protein MNISTLSPAFLDSTSKDKFAESIGQALTEISRFFDKDQFYSGASVSQLKQQMQTIVGKLDQPLNLEDTLSELKELYLDHAIAFHHPDYIAHLNCPVLIPALVGDFIASSLNTAVETWDQSTSATLIEQEMINWTCRLFGLPQTADGVFTSGGTQSNFMGLLMARDDYAFKHLGVNIKQEGLTPDVSRFRVFCSDKAHFSVKKNAALLGMGYNSVVVVETDERFKMKPEALQAAIRKEKQQGNLPIAVFATAGTTDFGSFDPLNEICAVAKANDMWFHVDGAYGGCFALTHTHKHLFDGAQYADSITIDFHKTLFQPVCSSAFLVANQQNFRYVSHYADYLNPIETKEADFQNLIVKSVQTTRRFDALKLWFTLRMVDETDLIYYLETVHRRAIDAYELLQAQGCFELVHEPELSTVVFRYQLPNEATNAQLDEANLYIKNTLFNSGLASIASTRLNGNIYLKFTLLNPNTTVTHLQHIIELVVTKAAEYANSQELIVRSR, encoded by the coding sequence ATGAATATATCAACACTATCACCTGCTTTTTTGGATAGTACATCGAAAGATAAGTTTGCCGAGAGTATAGGGCAAGCCTTGACTGAGATTTCCCGGTTTTTCGATAAAGACCAATTCTATAGTGGGGCTAGTGTAAGCCAACTAAAGCAGCAGATGCAAACCATTGTGGGCAAGCTCGACCAACCGCTTAATTTGGAAGATACCCTGAGTGAACTCAAGGAATTGTACCTCGACCATGCCATTGCTTTTCATCACCCTGACTATATAGCACACCTCAATTGTCCAGTGTTGATTCCGGCGTTGGTGGGCGATTTTATTGCTTCGTCGTTAAACACTGCCGTAGAAACCTGGGATCAGAGCACTTCGGCTACGCTCATAGAGCAAGAAATGATCAACTGGACTTGTCGTTTGTTTGGTTTACCCCAAACCGCCGATGGGGTGTTTACCAGTGGGGGTACTCAGTCTAACTTTATGGGCTTGCTTATGGCAAGAGACGATTATGCGTTTAAACACCTGGGTGTAAACATTAAGCAGGAGGGCTTGACACCTGATGTGAGCAGGTTTAGGGTGTTTTGCTCAGACAAAGCTCATTTTAGTGTAAAGAAAAACGCGGCATTGTTGGGGATGGGCTACAACTCGGTGGTGGTAGTAGAAACCGATGAACGCTTTAAGATGAAGCCTGAGGCATTGCAGGCAGCCATTCGCAAAGAAAAACAACAAGGCAACTTGCCTATAGCTGTATTTGCTACTGCGGGTACAACCGATTTTGGCAGCTTTGATCCGCTCAACGAGATATGCGCGGTAGCCAAAGCCAACGATATGTGGTTTCATGTAGATGGGGCGTATGGAGGTTGTTTTGCGCTTACGCATACCCACAAACACTTGTTCGATGGGGCACAGTATGCCGATTCTATTACTATAGATTTTCACAAAACCTTGTTTCAGCCGGTATGCTCAAGTGCTTTTTTGGTGGCCAACCAGCAAAACTTTAGGTATGTGTCGCATTATGCCGACTACTTGAACCCGATAGAAACCAAAGAGGCTGATTTTCAGAACCTGATCGTAAAATCGGTACAAACCACCCGCCGCTTTGATGCCCTCAAGCTTTGGTTTACTTTGCGTATGGTAGACGAGACCGACTTAATTTATTACCTCGAAACGGTGCACCGCCGTGCTATAGATGCTTATGAGCTGCTACAGGCACAAGGTTGCTTTGAACTGGTACACGAACCTGAGCTAAGCACGGTAGTTTTTCGCTACCAATTGCCCAATGAGGCTACCAATGCTCAGCTGGACGAAGCCAATTTGTATATCAAAAATACTTTGTTCAATTCGGGGCTTGCCTCTATTGCCAGTACCCGCCTCAACGGAAATATTTACCTCAAATTTACTTTACTCAATCCTAATACTACTGTTACTCATTTGCAGCACATTATTGAACTAGTAGTGACAAAGGCAGCAGAGTATGCGAATAGTCAGGAGTTGATAGTCCGTAGTCGGTAG
- a CDS encoding lysine N(6)-hydroxylase/L-ornithine N(5)-oxygenase family protein — protein sequence MTTKIYDFIAIGLGPFNLSLACLTEPIEGLDGLFLEKKADFDWHPGMLMPTTTLQIPFMADLVTLADPTSPYSFLNYIKQQGRIYSFYIRENFLLLRNEYNQYCQWVIGQLSNVCFNRGVDEVHYKEAEGLYYLTVTNQETNTTEVYKTRKLVLGTGTSPIVPTCAEAHRDDLVHSANYLPNKKALQNKKSITVLGSGQSAAEIYYDLLQDIEDKGYELHWITRSPRFFPLEYSKLTLEMTSPEYVDYFHALPARQRDHIIGSQKHLYKGINADLINEIYDLLYIQQISEVKTVKSLRTHAELKDLKKEGEQFELTLHQREEDKHYQHRTEGLVMATGYGYQQPGFIEGIRQRIRWDEQGRYDVHRNYSIDTNSSEVFVQNAELHTHGFVTPDLGMGCYRNAYIIRELTGKDHYPVEQKIAFQQFGVSAEEEVVVS from the coding sequence ATGACAACTAAAATATACGATTTTATTGCGATTGGTCTTGGACCTTTTAATCTAAGCCTGGCTTGTTTGACCGAACCCATCGAAGGGTTGGATGGGTTATTTCTGGAAAAGAAAGCTGACTTTGATTGGCACCCTGGCATGCTTATGCCTACTACTACGTTACAAATTCCTTTTATGGCCGACTTGGTAACCCTTGCCGACCCGACCAGCCCCTATAGTTTTTTGAACTATATCAAGCAACAAGGGCGTATTTACTCTTTTTATATCCGCGAAAACTTCTTGCTGTTGCGCAACGAGTACAACCAGTATTGCCAATGGGTGATTGGGCAATTGTCTAATGTGTGTTTTAACCGTGGAGTAGATGAGGTACATTATAAAGAGGCTGAGGGCTTATATTACCTTACGGTAACCAATCAGGAAACCAACACTACCGAAGTGTACAAAACCCGTAAGTTGGTATTGGGCACAGGTACAAGCCCTATAGTACCCACTTGCGCCGAGGCTCACCGCGACGATTTAGTGCATTCAGCAAATTATTTGCCCAATAAAAAAGCTTTACAAAACAAGAAAAGTATCACGGTGTTGGGCAGTGGACAAAGCGCCGCTGAGATTTACTATGACTTGTTGCAAGACATCGAAGACAAAGGGTATGAGTTGCACTGGATTACCCGTTCGCCGCGTTTCTTTCCATTGGAATACAGCAAGCTAACGCTTGAAATGACCTCGCCTGAGTATGTAGATTATTTTCATGCTTTGCCTGCCCGCCAGCGCGACCATATCATTGGTAGTCAAAAGCATTTGTACAAGGGAATCAATGCCGACCTGATCAATGAGATTTATGACTTATTGTACATTCAGCAAATATCGGAGGTAAAAACGGTGAAAAGCCTGCGTACCCATGCCGAACTCAAAGATTTGAAAAAAGAAGGCGAGCAGTTTGAACTTACCTTGCATCAACGCGAAGAAGACAAACACTACCAACACCGCACCGAAGGTTTGGTAATGGCCACGGGGTATGGCTACCAACAGCCTGGTTTTATAGAAGGCATTCGTCAGCGCATTCGTTGGGACGAACAAGGGCGCTACGATGTACACCGCAACTACAGTATTGACACCAACAGCAGCGAAGTATTTGTACAAAATGCCGAGTTGCATACCCACGGTTTTGTAACTCCGGATTTGGGCATGGGGTGCTACCGCAATGCTTACATCATTCGCGAACTTACGGGCAAAGATCACTATCCAGTAGAGCAAAAAATTGCTTTTCAACAGTTTGGAGTATCAGCCGAAGAGGAGGTAGTTGTTAGTTAA